From the genome of Egicoccus sp. AB-alg6-2, one region includes:
- the rsmH gene encoding 16S rRNA (cytosine(1402)-N(4))-methyltransferase RsmH, with protein MTQPPERVAPGNGGAAHVPVMLGRVVDLLGDAPDGVYVDGTLGAAGHAAAVLAARASRYGSATLVGLDRDPHALELAQARLGGIDAPVSTHLVRTRFDAMGAVLDDLGLDRVAAIFLDLGISSMHVDQAERGFSYRQDGPLDMRMDPDLPTSAADLVNDLDARELSRILRRYGDEKFADRIARAVVAARPFSRTTELAEVVRDAIPAAARRTGGHPATRTFQALRIAVNAEIEALESVLPVAVERLAVGGIFAVLSYHSLEDRAVKRAFAEAATGCVCPPNFPVCACGRSPKVEHVIRRPERPGTDEAAANPRATAARLRAVRRLES; from the coding sequence ATGACCCAGCCGCCCGAACGCGTCGCCCCCGGCAACGGGGGAGCGGCGCACGTGCCGGTGATGCTCGGGCGGGTGGTGGACCTCCTCGGCGACGCACCGGACGGCGTCTACGTCGACGGCACCCTCGGAGCCGCCGGTCACGCCGCCGCGGTGCTCGCCGCCCGCGCCTCGCGCTACGGGTCGGCGACGCTGGTCGGTCTCGACCGCGACCCGCACGCGCTCGAACTGGCGCAGGCGCGACTGGGGGGCATCGACGCGCCGGTCTCGACCCACCTGGTGCGCACCCGGTTCGACGCCATGGGCGCCGTGCTCGACGACCTCGGCCTCGACCGGGTGGCGGCGATCTTCCTCGACCTCGGCATCTCGTCGATGCACGTCGACCAGGCGGAGCGGGGCTTCAGCTACCGCCAGGACGGCCCGCTGGACATGCGGATGGATCCGGACCTGCCGACGTCGGCCGCCGACCTCGTCAACGATCTGGACGCGCGCGAGCTGTCCCGCATCCTGCGCCGCTACGGCGACGAGAAGTTCGCGGACCGCATCGCGCGGGCCGTCGTGGCCGCCCGACCGTTCTCCCGCACCACCGAACTCGCCGAGGTGGTCCGCGACGCCATTCCCGCGGCGGCGCGCCGCACCGGCGGGCACCCGGCGACGCGGACGTTCCAGGCCCTGCGGATCGCGGTGAACGCCGAGATCGAGGCGCTCGAGTCCGTCCTGCCGGTCGCGGTCGAGCGCCTGGCCGTCGGCGGGATCTTCGCCGTCCTCAGCTACCACTCGCTCGAGGACCGCGCGGTCAAGCGTGCGTTCGCCGAGGCCGCCACCGGGTGCGTCTGCCCTCCCAACTTCCCTGTCTGTGCCTGCGGGCGCTCGCCGAAGGTGGAGCACGTCATCCGCCGTCCGGAACGCCCCGGCACCGACGAGGCCGCCGCCAATCCCCGCGCCACCGCGGCCCGCCTGCGCGCGGTCCGCCGCCTGGAGTCGTAG
- the mraZ gene encoding division/cell wall cluster transcriptional repressor MraZ — protein sequence MFLGEHQHTLDAKGRVILPARFRERLSSGLVFAPSQDRCIDVYPLTAFERRVEELRAVPREDQRARAYLRVFLAGAHQETPDAQGRVTVPPRLRAYAGLDKDLTVNGADEKVEIWDRATWEQYRDTAEEAFATLDGPFAFG from the coding sequence TTGTTCCTCGGAGAGCACCAGCACACGCTGGACGCGAAGGGTCGGGTGATCCTGCCTGCCCGCTTCCGGGAGCGGCTCTCCAGCGGACTGGTGTTCGCCCCGTCCCAGGACCGCTGCATCGACGTCTACCCGCTGACCGCCTTCGAACGCCGCGTCGAGGAACTGCGGGCGGTGCCGCGCGAGGACCAGCGCGCTCGCGCCTACCTGCGGGTGTTCCTCGCCGGCGCGCACCAGGAGACCCCCGACGCCCAGGGCCGCGTCACGGTGCCGCCACGGCTGCGCGCCTACGCCGGCCTCGACAAGGACCTCACCGTCAACGGTGCGGACGAGAAGGTCGAGATCTGGGACCGCGCCACGTGGGAGCAGTACCGCGACACCGCCGAGGAGGCCTTCGCCACCCTCGACGGCCCCTTCGCCTTCGGATGA
- a CDS encoding peptidoglycan D,D-transpeptidase FtsI family protein yields MTQQPRRLRELVAPRVRRSGRETGTRRIRWLLLAYGLVFMMVFGQLVHIQIVRGPDYADRSVRQRARTVDLAATRGRIYDREGDVLATSIQAATIYADPRAYRPSQTPDGQPVPAAGDSRAAAAALAPLLGRSVDDVRDRLERDAHFVYLARQLDWEVGQRIRELGLPGIGLISEPRRVYPAGGLAGQVVGFTGIDGEGLQGLEAQFDGILQGSPGMLAFEQAPGGLGIASGTRELQPSEPGTDLVLTLDRDIQYAAQQAAADAVEANSAKSATVLVLDVKSFEVLGMASAPTFDPNERGNSEPETWRNRAVTDVFEPGSTQKALTVAAAIEEGLITADTSLPSNNAVESGGKVFRDQHPFPGERWTLGDIVERSSNVGTIEIAKELGADRLYDYLREFGYGQPTGVGFPGESGGLLMPTDKWWGTSLPTISIGQGVAVTLMQLATSYATLANDGVSMTPRIVRGTVGEDGRLTPTATGNERRVVSTETAAQVREMLERVVTGESGTGARAAVPGYSAAGKTGTARKPSADARGYSGEYIATFVGFAPVESPEIVVAVMVDEPTPAFYGGVVAAPVFSEVMRAALSARRVVPDGGSRSLDDAMDAARLAAAEAAAAAEHPALPADDPGSPPVGDPVDE; encoded by the coding sequence ATGACCCAGCAGCCGCGCCGCCTCCGCGAGCTCGTCGCGCCCCGCGTCCGACGCTCGGGCCGCGAGACCGGTACCCGACGGATCCGGTGGCTGCTGCTGGCGTACGGGCTGGTGTTCATGATGGTCTTCGGCCAGCTCGTCCACATCCAGATCGTGCGCGGACCCGACTACGCGGACCGCAGCGTCCGTCAGCGCGCACGCACCGTGGACCTCGCGGCCACGCGTGGACGCATCTACGACCGCGAGGGCGACGTCCTGGCCACCTCGATCCAGGCGGCCACGATCTACGCCGACCCGCGCGCGTACCGGCCCTCCCAGACGCCGGACGGTCAGCCCGTGCCCGCCGCCGGCGACAGCCGCGCCGCCGCCGCTGCGCTGGCCCCGCTCCTGGGACGCTCCGTCGACGACGTCCGTGACCGCCTCGAGCGCGACGCCCACTTCGTCTACCTGGCCCGCCAACTGGACTGGGAGGTCGGTCAGCGCATCCGTGAACTCGGCCTGCCGGGCATCGGACTGATCAGCGAACCCCGTCGGGTCTACCCGGCGGGAGGACTCGCCGGCCAGGTGGTCGGCTTCACGGGCATCGACGGCGAGGGCCTGCAGGGACTCGAGGCGCAGTTCGACGGCATCCTGCAGGGCAGCCCCGGCATGCTCGCCTTCGAGCAGGCGCCCGGTGGCCTCGGCATCGCCTCCGGCACGCGCGAGCTGCAGCCCTCCGAGCCCGGCACCGACCTCGTCCTCACCCTCGACCGCGACATCCAGTACGCCGCGCAGCAGGCGGCCGCGGACGCCGTCGAGGCCAACAGCGCCAAGTCGGCCACCGTGCTGGTCCTCGACGTCAAGAGCTTCGAGGTGCTCGGCATGGCCAGCGCGCCGACCTTCGACCCCAACGAACGCGGCAACAGCGAGCCCGAGACGTGGCGCAACCGTGCCGTCACCGACGTCTTCGAGCCGGGCTCGACGCAGAAGGCCCTCACGGTCGCCGCGGCCATCGAGGAGGGGCTGATCACGGCCGACACCTCGCTACCGAGCAACAACGCCGTGGAGTCCGGCGGCAAGGTCTTCCGCGACCAGCACCCGTTCCCGGGCGAGCGGTGGACCCTCGGCGACATCGTCGAACGTTCCAGCAACGTGGGGACGATCGAGATCGCCAAGGAGCTGGGCGCCGACCGTCTGTACGACTACCTGCGCGAGTTCGGGTACGGGCAACCCACCGGCGTCGGCTTCCCCGGCGAGTCCGGCGGCCTGCTCATGCCGACCGACAAGTGGTGGGGGACCTCGCTGCCCACGATCTCGATCGGTCAGGGGGTCGCCGTCACCCTGATGCAGTTGGCGACCTCCTACGCGACGCTCGCCAACGACGGGGTGTCGATGACCCCGAGGATCGTGCGCGGCACGGTCGGCGAGGACGGTCGTCTGACGCCCACCGCCACCGGCAACGAACGGCGCGTCGTCTCGACCGAGACGGCGGCGCAGGTACGCGAGATGCTGGAGCGGGTCGTGACCGGCGAATCCGGCACGGGCGCACGCGCAGCGGTGCCCGGCTACAGCGCGGCCGGCAAGACCGGGACGGCGCGCAAGCCCAGCGCGGACGCACGTGGCTACTCCGGGGAGTACATCGCGACCTTCGTCGGGTTCGCCCCCGTCGAGTCACCCGAGATCGTGGTCGCGGTCATGGTCGACGAGCCCACGCCGGCGTTCTACGGCGGCGTGGTCGCCGCCCCGGTGTTCAGCGAGGTGATGCGCGCCGCGCTGTCCGCCCGGCGGGTCGTACCCGACGGCGGCTCGCGCAGCCTCGACGACGCGATGGACGCCGCGCGACTCGCCGCGGCCGAGGCCGCTGCCGCCGCCGAGCACCCAGCCCTGCCCGCGGACGACCCGGGTTCTCCGCCCGTCGGCGACCCGGTCGACGAGTAA
- a CDS encoding TetR/AcrR family transcriptional regulator, with protein MTGDSVAPRTTRGERTAARLREAARAVFAERGYAAARVEDIVAMAGVSHGTFYTYFENKGSALDALIDETARQLQAVVDEPWEGSDVLATIAAVIDRFVDVFSQHADVVRAWFEAAAHDKHFRDRLRDVRRGYVERVAENLEPALAATPHDAGVAAAALVAMVEGYATQGMATDDEQQRASVVRTLSSIWFGGLLRLMDPTT; from the coding sequence GTGACCGGCGACTCCGTCGCACCCCGGACCACGCGGGGCGAACGCACCGCGGCGCGCCTGCGTGAGGCCGCCCGGGCGGTGTTCGCCGAGCGCGGGTACGCCGCCGCGCGGGTCGAGGACATCGTCGCCATGGCCGGGGTCAGCCACGGCACCTTCTACACCTACTTCGAGAACAAGGGCTCGGCGCTCGACGCGCTCATCGACGAGACGGCCCGACAGTTGCAGGCCGTGGTGGACGAACCGTGGGAGGGCTCCGACGTCCTCGCCACGATCGCGGCCGTCATCGACCGCTTCGTCGACGTGTTCTCGCAGCACGCCGACGTCGTTCGCGCCTGGTTCGAGGCCGCGGCCCACGACAAGCACTTCCGCGACCGCCTGCGTGACGTGCGTCGCGGCTACGTCGAACGGGTCGCCGAGAACCTCGAGCCGGCACTGGCGGCGACCCCGCACGACGCCGGCGTCGCCGCGGCCGCCCTCGTCGCGATGGTCGAGGGCTACGCGACCCAGGGCATGGCCACCGACGACGAGCAACAGCGCGCGTCGGTGGTCCGCACGCTGTCCTCGATCTGGTTCGGGGGACTGCTGCGCCTGATGGACCCGACGACCTAG
- a CDS encoding UDP-N-acetylmuramoyl-L-alanyl-D-glutamate--2,6-diaminopimelate ligase, whose protein sequence is MTASLSDVAAALPSAERRGDDVALADATHDSRQVGPGWLFCAVRGRSVDGHDLAPAAVEQGAAALLVDRWLDLPVPQVRVPSVREAAGPAAAVVHGNPSEQLRVVGVTGTNGKTTTVYLLEAAFAAAAMGTGVIGTVETRIHGETQPGVRTTPEGPDLQRLLRRMYDRGADAVAMEVSSHGLDLHRVDGTRFAVGVWTNLSQDHLDWHETMEAYFAAKARLFTPGLTDRGVVHLDSPWARRLLEVAEVPLTTLGRDDDADIRIVDEHADVTGSRARLVGDGIDLAIGTAFPGRFNLSNAATAVVAAVAAGVPAEVAARGVAACPGAPGRLERVDVGQPFTVLVDYAHTPDAVEQVLATVRDLLEPDRRVLVVLGAGGDRDRAKRGPMGAAAAGADVAVLTSDNPRTEDPRAILDAVAAGANGAVTAGAPAEVHVEVDRRDAIAWALANARDGDVVVIAGKGHETGQEFADRTLPFDDRQVARELLQETRP, encoded by the coding sequence GTGACGGCGAGCCTTTCCGACGTCGCTGCCGCGCTCCCGTCGGCCGAACGTCGAGGCGACGACGTCGCGCTCGCCGACGCGACCCACGACAGCCGGCAGGTCGGCCCGGGCTGGCTGTTCTGCGCCGTTCGCGGCCGGAGCGTCGACGGACACGACCTCGCCCCAGCGGCGGTCGAGCAGGGCGCCGCGGCACTGCTCGTCGACCGGTGGCTCGACCTGCCCGTCCCGCAGGTCCGCGTGCCCTCGGTGCGCGAGGCAGCCGGGCCCGCGGCGGCCGTCGTGCATGGCAACCCGAGCGAGCAGTTGCGGGTCGTCGGCGTCACCGGCACCAACGGCAAGACCACGACCGTCTACCTGCTCGAGGCGGCATTCGCGGCGGCGGCGATGGGGACCGGGGTCATCGGCACGGTCGAGACCCGCATCCACGGCGAGACCCAGCCGGGCGTGCGCACCACCCCCGAAGGTCCCGACCTGCAGCGCCTGCTGCGACGCATGTACGACCGTGGCGCCGACGCGGTGGCCATGGAGGTCTCCTCGCACGGGCTCGACCTGCACCGCGTGGACGGGACCCGGTTCGCCGTCGGGGTGTGGACCAACCTGAGCCAGGACCACCTCGACTGGCACGAGACGATGGAGGCCTACTTCGCCGCCAAGGCACGGTTGTTCACCCCCGGTCTCACCGACCGCGGTGTCGTACACCTCGACAGCCCCTGGGCCCGCCGTCTCCTCGAGGTCGCCGAGGTCCCCCTCACCACCCTGGGGCGCGACGACGACGCCGACATCCGGATCGTCGACGAGCACGCCGACGTCACCGGTTCGCGCGCACGCCTCGTCGGCGACGGGATCGACCTGGCGATCGGAACCGCGTTCCCCGGCCGGTTCAACCTCAGCAACGCCGCGACGGCCGTGGTCGCCGCGGTCGCCGCTGGCGTGCCTGCCGAGGTCGCCGCCCGCGGGGTCGCGGCCTGTCCGGGGGCGCCAGGACGCCTCGAACGCGTCGACGTCGGCCAACCCTTCACCGTCCTGGTCGACTACGCGCACACGCCCGACGCGGTGGAACAGGTGCTGGCGACGGTGCGCGACCTCCTCGAACCCGATCGGCGCGTGCTGGTGGTGCTCGGTGCGGGGGGCGACCGCGACCGTGCCAAGCGCGGCCCGATGGGGGCGGCCGCCGCAGGTGCGGACGTCGCCGTCCTAACCTCCGACAACCCCCGCACCGAGGACCCACGCGCCATCCTCGACGCGGTCGCCGCAGGCGCCAACGGGGCGGTCACCGCCGGCGCCCCCGCTGAGGTCCACGTCGAGGTGGACCGCCGCGATGCGATCGCGTGGGCCCTCGCGAACGCCCGTGACGGCGACGTGGTCGTCATCGCCGGCAAGGGCCACGAGACCGGCCAGGAGTTCGCCGACCGGACCCTGCCCTTCGACGACCGGCAGGTCGCGCGCGAGTTGCTGCAGGAGACGCGCCCATGA